DNA from Bacteroidota bacterium:
TTTATCGGGAGAATGGCGAACAATTAGTTCTGAAATGAATCCGGTGAGAAATAATTGCGTACCGATAATCATTGCCAGCAACCCAAAATAGAAAAGCGGGCGGTCAGTCATTTTCACAATGCCGAGACCAAATTTCAGATATGCGAGATAACAGGCAACTACAAATCCGAAAAAGAAAATTATAGTGCCAAGCAGTCCGAATAAATGCATAGGTCGTTTACCGAACTTTGTAACAAAACCGATGGAAAGCAAATCAAGAAATCCGTTTATGAATCTTTCCAGTCCAAATTTCGTTGTACCATATTTTCTTTTCTGATGCGTAACAACTTTTTCACCTATTTTTCTGAATCCAGCCCATCCAGCAAGAACCGGAATGTAGCGGTGCATCTCGCCATAGACATCAACATTTTTCACCACTTCATTCTTATATGCTTTAAGCCCGCAATTAAAATCATGGAGTTGTATGCCAGACATTTTCCGGGTTGCCCAGTTGAAAATTTTTGTAGGAATAGTTTTCGTAATTGGATCGTAGCGTTTTTTCTTCCAGCCGGAAACCAAATCAAAATTATCCTTCGTAATCATTTTATATAGTTCAGGAATTTCATCGGGCGAATCCTGCAAATCGGCATCCATTGTAATAACCACATCTCCCTGAGCAACTTCAAACCCAACCTGTAATGCAGCAGATTTTCCGTAATTTCTTCTGAATCGGATTCCCTTCACATTATTATTCCGCGATGAAATCTCTTCAATCTTTTTCCACGAACCATCACGGCTGCCGTCATCAACGAAAAGAACTTCGTAAGAAAAATTATGTGCGGAACAAACGCGCATAATCCAATCAGACAGTTCCTGCAAAGATTCTTCTTCGTTGAGAAGAGGGATAACGAGGGAGAGATTCATGGAGAGCAAAGTTAATAGTTAATAGAATATCAGAACATTTGAACATTTGAATAACGAACATTCGAATGTTCTATTGCATTACTTCGCCATTCTAAATTCCTTGTTCATTATTCGATATTCATTTTATCTTCGCTCACGGGTAAGCCCTGTACGACCAGCTCCTGTTGAACTCTCCAGGTCCGGAAGGAAGCAAAGATAAAATGGTTGAGCGGTGCGCTGCAGCAAGCTTACCCTTTTTTATTTCAATAGTAAAAGGCTAAATACCCTAGCAGGTATAAAATGAATACCATACATATAATGTTTAATACAAAGCCGGCAACGGCAAAGCCCATTCCGTCATAGTTGATTTTATTATTTTTTATTCTCTGAATTGCATCTACAGAAAAAAGCGCACCGATAAGA
Protein-coding regions in this window:
- a CDS encoding glycosyltransferase produces the protein MNLSLVIPLLNEEESLQELSDWIMRVCSAHNFSYEVLFVDDGSRDGSWKKIEEISSRNNNVKGIRFRRNYGKSAALQVGFEVAQGDVVITMDADLQDSPDEIPELYKMITKDNFDLVSGWKKKRYDPITKTIPTKIFNWATRKMSGIQLHDFNCGLKAYKNEVVKNVDVYGEMHRYIPVLAGWAGFRKIGEKVVTHQKRKYGTTKFGLERFINGFLDLLSIGFVTKFGKRPMHLFGLLGTIIFFFGFVVACYLAYLKFGLGIVKMTDRPLFYFGLLAMIIGTQLFLTGFISELIVRHSPDKNKYQIEKKVGL